The Oncorhynchus gorbuscha isolate QuinsamMale2020 ecotype Even-year unplaced genomic scaffold, OgorEven_v1.0 Un_scaffold_1900, whole genome shotgun sequence genome has a segment encoding these proteins:
- the LOC124024512 gene encoding macrophage mannose receptor 1-like produces MQRKISFTGLLITALCAVVSCCLNKQFHFVNEGGKTWEKAQQYCREKYIDLAFISNQDEVDEFNNISTTDYVWIGLYRDPSPPTEWKWSGGWNSSFRFWEQGQPNNLNGNQNCVDVKNHEMNDKQCTEKYPFVCFDLNVVLVKENKTWEEALDHCRKHYTDLTSLLSENEQLLVQRMMNSKGAQTDHVWTGLRFLASEWLWVNGDPLEYQAWTGGRLPHCPAQHLHCGTLAREGELWGTRDCEERRNFLCSKLVTPRGDRHVCMW; encoded by the coding sequence ATGCAGAGGAAGATCAGCTTCACTGGGCTCCTCATCACTGCTCTGTGTGCGGTGGTCTCCTGCTGTCTGAACAAACAGTTCCACTTTGTGAATGAAGGAGGAAAGACCTGGGAAAAGGCTCAGCAGTACTGCAGAGAGAAGTACATTGACCTGGCCTTCATCAGCAACCAAGACGAAGTAGATGAGTTCAATAACATATCAACAACGGATTATGTTTGGATTGGTCTGTACAGAGATCCCTCTCCCCCAACAGAGTGGAAGTGGTCTGGAGGGTGGAACTCATCATTCAGGTTTTGGGAGCAAGGCCAGCCAAACAATCTCAATGGCAACCAGAACTGTGTCGATGTGAAGAACCATGAGATGAATGATAAGCAATGCACTGAAAAATATCCCTTTGTGTGCTTTGATCTGAACGTGGTCCTGGTGAAGGAGAACAAGACGTGGGAGGAGGCTCTGGATCACTGCAGGAAGCACTACACTGACCTCACCAGCCTGCTGTCGGAGAATGAGCAGCTCCTCGTCCAGAGAATGATGAATTCAAAGGGGGCCCAGACGGACCATGTGTGGACGGGACTGCGCTTCCTGGCCAGCGAGTGGCTGTGGGTGAACGGGGACCCCCTGGAGTACCAGGCCTGGACCGGGGGGAGGCTGCCCCACTGCCCCGCCCAACACCTCCACTGTGGGACCctggccagagagggagagctttGGGGAACCAGGgactgtgaggagaggaggaacttcCTCTGCTCCAAATTAGTGACTCCTAGAGGAGACAGGCATGTATGCATGTGGTGA
- the LOC124024511 gene encoding cathepsin D-like isoform X1, which translates to MKVLYLCLFAALALASDALVRIPLRKFRSIRRTLTDSGKAAEELLAGQEHTKYNNLGFPSSSNEPTPETLKNFMDAQYYGEIGLGTPVQTFTVVFDTGSSNLWVPSIHCSFTDIACLLHHKYNGAKSSTYVKNGTAFAIQYGSGSLSGYLSQDTCTIGGLSIEDQGFGEAIKQPGVAFIAAKFDGILGMAYPRISVDGVAPPFDNIMSQKKVEQNVFSFYLNRNPDSEPGGELLLGGTDPKYYSGDFQYLDVSRQAYWQIHMDGMGVGSKLSLCKGGCEAIVDTGTSLITGPAAEVKALQKAIGATPLIQGEYMVNCDKIPTMPVITFNLGGQSYSLTAEQYVLKESQAGKTICLSGFMGLDIPAPAGPLWILGDVFIGQYYTVFDRDNNRVGFAKSK; encoded by the exons ATGAAGGTTTTGTACCTGTGTCTTTTCGCGGCACTTGCTTTGGCATCTGATGCACTCGTCCG AATTCCGTTGAGGAAGTTCCGTTCCATCAGGCGTACCCTGACTGACTCGGGCAAGGCAGCAGAAGAGCTGTTGGCCGGGCAGGAACACACCAAGTACAACAACCTGGGCTTCCCCTCCTCCAGTAATGAACCCACTCCAGAAACCCTGAAGAACTTTATGGAT gcTCAGTACTACGGTGAGATCGGCCTGGGGACTCCCGTCCAGACATTCACTGTAGTGTTTGATACAGGCTCCTCTAACTTGTGGGTCCCTTCCATCCACTGCTCCTTCACAGACATCGCCTGCT tgctTCACCACAAGTATAACGGTGCCAAGTCCAGTACGTATGTGAAGAACGGAACGGCCTTCGCCATCCAGTATGGGTCTGGCAGTCTGTCTGGGTACCTCAGCCAAGACACGTGCACG ATTGGAGGCCTGTCCATAGAGGACCAGGGGTTCGGTGAGGCCATCAAGCAGCCTGGCGTAGCCTTCATCGCTGCTAAGTTTGACGGCATCCTGGGCATGGCCTACCCCCGTATCTCTGTGGACGGGGTCGCTCCGCCGTTCGACAACATCATGAGCCAGAAGAAAGTAGAGCAGAACGTGTTCTCCTTCTACCTCAACAG gaaCCCAGACTCTGAGCCCGGCGGGGAGCTCCTGCTGGGAGGAACTGACCCTAAGTACTACAGTGGAGACTTCCAGTACCTCGACGTCAGCCGCCAGGCCTACTGGCAGATCCACATGGACGG gaTGGGTGTGGGGAGCAAGCTGAGTCTGTGTAAGGGAGGCTGTGAGGCCATCGTGGACACCGGCACGTCCCTCATCACCGGCCCCGCGGCCGAGGTCAAGGCCCTGCAGAAGGCCATCGGAGCAACACCACTCATCCAGGGAGAG TACATGGTGAACTGTGATAAGATTCCCACCATGCCTGTCATCACATTCAACCTGGGAGGACAGTCCTACAGTCTGACTGCAGAGCAGTACGTCCTCAAG GAGAGCCAGGCTGGTAAGACCATCTGCCTGAGTGGCTTCATGGGCCTGGACATCCCCGCCCCCGCCGGGCCGCTGTGGATCCTGGGAGATGTATTCATTGGCCAATACTACACTGTGTTCGACCGTGACAACAACAGGGTGGGCTTCGCTAAGTCCAAGTAG
- the LOC124024511 gene encoding cathepsin D-like isoform X2 — translation MKVLYLCLFAALALASDALVRIPLRKFRSIRRTLTDSGKAAEELLAGQEHTKYNNLGFPSSSNEPTPETLKNFMDAQYYGEIGLGTPVQTFTVVFDTGSSNLWVPSIHCSFTDIACLLHHKYNGAKSSTYVKNGTAFAIQYGSGSLSGYLSQDTCTIGGLSIEDQGFGEAIKQPGVAFIAAKFDGILGMAYPRISVDGVAPPFDNIMSQKKVEQNVFSFYLNRNPDSEPGGELLLGGTDPKYYSGDFQYLDVSRQAYWQIHMDGMGVGSKLSLCKGGCEAIVDTGTSLITGPAAEVKALQKAIGATPLIQGEVRHRINPTPLVQHCGPRLQLRSSSSSTLWSPTTATFLL, via the exons ATGAAGGTTTTGTACCTGTGTCTTTTCGCGGCACTTGCTTTGGCATCTGATGCACTCGTCCG AATTCCGTTGAGGAAGTTCCGTTCCATCAGGCGTACCCTGACTGACTCGGGCAAGGCAGCAGAAGAGCTGTTGGCCGGGCAGGAACACACCAAGTACAACAACCTGGGCTTCCCCTCCTCCAGTAATGAACCCACTCCAGAAACCCTGAAGAACTTTATGGAT gcTCAGTACTACGGTGAGATCGGCCTGGGGACTCCCGTCCAGACATTCACTGTAGTGTTTGATACAGGCTCCTCTAACTTGTGGGTCCCTTCCATCCACTGCTCCTTCACAGACATCGCCTGCT tgctTCACCACAAGTATAACGGTGCCAAGTCCAGTACGTATGTGAAGAACGGAACGGCCTTCGCCATCCAGTATGGGTCTGGCAGTCTGTCTGGGTACCTCAGCCAAGACACGTGCACG ATTGGAGGCCTGTCCATAGAGGACCAGGGGTTCGGTGAGGCCATCAAGCAGCCTGGCGTAGCCTTCATCGCTGCTAAGTTTGACGGCATCCTGGGCATGGCCTACCCCCGTATCTCTGTGGACGGGGTCGCTCCGCCGTTCGACAACATCATGAGCCAGAAGAAAGTAGAGCAGAACGTGTTCTCCTTCTACCTCAACAG gaaCCCAGACTCTGAGCCCGGCGGGGAGCTCCTGCTGGGAGGAACTGACCCTAAGTACTACAGTGGAGACTTCCAGTACCTCGACGTCAGCCGCCAGGCCTACTGGCAGATCCACATGGACGG gaTGGGTGTGGGGAGCAAGCTGAGTCTGTGTAAGGGAGGCTGTGAGGCCATCGTGGACACCGGCACGTCCCTCATCACCGGCCCCGCGGCCGAGGTCAAGGCCCTGCAGAAGGCCATCGGAGCAACACCACTCATCCAGGGAGAGGTAAGACAcaggatcaaccctactcctctaG TTCAACACTGTGGTCCCCGACTACAGCTACGTTCCTCCTCTAGTTCAACACTGTGGTCCCCGACTACAGCTACGTTCCTCCTCTAG